The window AGATCTAAGATTTTGAGGCATTAGCATAGTTGACTAATGTTGATCTGAATAATATTAATCTTGTATGATTAGGTGCTCatatatgtatgatgatatAATTAGCCCTAGAATTGTAACAGTGAGTCTTGTCATTTTGGAATGTTGCAGGGACTGAATCAGTTGTGTCACATTATTGTGGAACCCCTTAGGGATCGCGTTGTGACCGGTCTTCTTCAAGCATCACCGGTGTCACTTTACTTACATAGGGGGATATAAACCTAAATCCATTGTCACTCTTTTATGGTACTTATGCTATTCTTCCGTTGCGAGTTTTCTAACCTATAGATGCAAAACTATTGGAGGAGGATTTAGAAATACTGAAGTTACGTGGATGTAAATACAAGTTACACCTAATATATCTGCAAGAGACATTTGATCAGTGATGTTTGTTGTACTTTTGGACAATGGCACCTCATTATATGTGTGCGTTTACATTACAAGAGTTCTTTATCTCCGGAGAAGATGGGCTTCCATAGGGCGTAGTCGAAAATCAAGTGGCCCGAATCTGTCATGTTATAAGGTTGCATGGTTATGAGATTAGCTGTTTTGCTATACAGTTTATTTCTCCATCAATTGGAGAAAGGATCACAATCTCAAGTAATTTAGTATTCAAAGCTTTATATGTGCCCTAGCTTGGCTGTCTTTTTCGGCCATGGATAATAGACAAggaaaatccattttcaataaGTAGAGTTGCAACAAAACTAGATGACCCAAGTCCTCGCTTTATATACACATGAGTCTTTAAATTAAGATATTGAGCTATCACATGAATCTCATTTTTACCTCTATGGATCTCAAAAGGAACGTAGATTATAAATAAAGCATACATGAAAATCTTAAGTTCTATCTCCTAGCAAAATCCATATATTTCCCATCTTGATATCTAGATGTGCAATTTGTCCTTGATCATTTGAGTACTACAAATAATTATCCGCTAAATCATCTCTTGTAGACGTGAGAACTGATCGACTACTCAAAATCTGCAAGTAGCATGGAAATGCAAAGTGACATAAGCAAGCTTGGCGCCAACTCTAACACACTTATGAGAATATTAGGCCCGCAGGAGTGACTCAGAGGCgtcgcaattacttaaaaaagcAGTATAAATTGCCCAAATCTTCTGCTTAGGGTAGCTTTTACGTAACCTTGGGATCATCACCGTCAAGCCGTTTAAATAGTGTGATGGTTCTTCCTAAATGAAACTTGTATCTCCACAACATTCATTGTGCTTTACCTTTATTCATTACTTCTTTGTTGTAACGATAAAGATTCTTGAACAAATTCCATCGAATGTTTTTGTAATTAGCTGAAATAAGTGTTCTTTCCTTTAAGAGACATTTCTGAACGCCATATTCCCAAGTCATAGTTGTGCAAATCCATGACTAATAACTTGAAGCCAAGTGTGGGAAATTGAACATTTTGTATGTGCTCTTGTTtgcggtaaaaaaaaaaaaaaaggaagctaATGCCTTCTGCATGAGATTAATCAAGGTCCGTACTTTGGCTTTcgggcttttttggattttctcttAGCCTCtattaattttgtgaaaaatgaatgatttaaaaaatatttgtctaAAATGTTTGCTTGCATCTCTTGGAATATattagttaataattttttttaattattgacaataatttacgtttaaatattttcttggatgatggaaatatcttttgttaattcatttttaagagagatacaagcgattatttttaggaaagtatttttcaaatcattcgtTTTCGAGAAACAAATACACCCTTAATTTTGTTAGAATTTCTTGAGGAATTACCTCTTAACTTGCAATTCTATTTCTTTGTATGATAAAGTCAAAGCAGTTCCATCCTACGAGCTAAACTCCAATAACATGAGAAGTCTTAATATCATTCGTCTTAAGAAAAGCACCAAATTTTCTCCGTGTGGATTGcttgataaatattttaaatagatTCTCGTAATTGGCTATTTAAAATATTCGTTGGTGCCTTTGAGAGGTATGAGACTAGTCTTATCATCAGCAGAGAGAGAACATGAGGACTCCAAAAGCGATTTCACGGTGATGCCAAAAGCCCAGCAAGAAATGAAATTAACGTAGCAAAATAAAGAATATGttccatgaaataaaaaattccttcCTGGTCTAGAAGTTATTACCTTCCCTTGTCCCACTTCCCAATCTCAAGTTATTCCCATTTTTCCCTTCTTGGGTCCTTTTCTTTGGTAAATAGAGGAAAGCTATAACCTCTTGACACAATCAGGAATCTTCAAGTTGAACCCAAACAAAGCCGTCGTATGTTTTTGTAATTACCTGAAATAAGTGTTCTTTCCTTTAAGAGACAGTTCTGAACGTCATATTATTAAGCTATAGTTGTGCTAATCCATGACTAATAACTTGATGCCAAGTGTCGGAAGTGGAACATTTTGTATTTGCCCTTGTTTGCTGTAAAAAAGGAAGCCGATGCCTTCTGCATGAGATTAATCTTGCAATTCTGTTTCTTACTGACGGTGAAGACAAAGCAATTCTATCCTATGAGTTAACGCACGACAAAATGTTTCACGTAGATTCTCGTCTCTAACTCATAAAGCATGGACGTCATTGGTAAAATATTTGTCGGAGAGCCTTGGAGAGATATGAGACGAGTGGAGAGGGAACATCAGGTGTCCGAGAAACGAATTCACGGTGATTCCAAAAGCGTAGCAAGATACGAAATCGATGTAGCAAAGTAAAGAATATATTATGTCCCACGCTAGTTCCACGAAAGAAATAATTCCTTCCCTAGTCCAGAAGGGATTACCTTCCCTAGTCCCACTTCCCATTATCAACTTATTCCCTCTATTCCCCTTTTTTGGTCCTTTACTTCCATAAATAGGGGGAAGGTATTACCTCTTGACAATAATGAAAAGCTTGGAGCTCTGTGCTTCCATTTTTCGTGGACAATCAAATTTTTGCTGTTGCCCCCTAGTTCTTCTCTGCCTGTTGCCTTCAATGCCTGGGATCATGAAACACCAAATTCTCTTTGCCAATCTATGTAAGTGTCGTTCGTAAAGCTTTTCCAGCTACTATTTACAACGGCAGTTTATTAGTATTCAGATATCTTCACCATATCTTCTATATCCTATTCCAATATCATTTCATTTAATAATGCAAATGTCTGTGGATAAAGACGTGTCTGGTTACATGAAAGATTTGATATCTAAAGTGCAATCCTGGGAAAAGGACATGTCGGCTATATTCACTGACGTTGAAACCAATGTTAACATTGCTGAGAAAAAGCTTGGCGACTTAGAGCAACTTGTGCAAGAATACGGGAAGAAGATCAAGAAGGCTAAGTCCTCAAGACACCGACAGCAACCTCCAGATATCTCTGAAGATTCAAAAGAAAGCACATGCGATAGCCATCTTGTGAAGAACCTTCAGCTTATTTATCACAATATGAGTCCTCAGTTGAAGCTATGCCTTCTTTCTTTCGCGATTTTTCCCAAAGATTCCATTATAAAAAAGAGAAGTTTAATTTATTGGTGGATAGGAGAGAGCTTAGTTTCTGAAAGACAAGACAAGACGGCAGAGCAAGTAGGCGAAGAAGTCTATGAGAAGCTTATAAAACAAGGCCTAATTGAACCCGACGATAACAATCCAAGCCCTCTCATGAATAGATGTAAAATACATCGATGCACCCATTACATGCTTACCTGCCTGGCACGAGAAGCGGGGTTCTTCTATTTCAATTCGAAGGATGAAACGTCTCCTGAGGTTCTCCTAAAGTGCCCCTGTAGCAGCAGCCGCCTGCTCTTATTAGATGGAGCAAACAGTCCACCAGGTGGAGAACCAGCTGAAGTTGAAGATCGGTCCACGGTGTTCAATGTTAATCAGATAATACTTAATCTTCCACCCCAATGGcttttgaagatgaaaaaattGACAGTTCTTCAACTAGGACGGTGGATGTACTCCCCAAACCATCATATTGAAGTTGATGATCAGAGATTCTTGAATGATATCGGGGTTCATCATCGGCATTTGAAGTTCCTAAGTCTTCGAGGAATTTCTAGGATCACGTCTCTTCCTGATTCTATTGTCCAACTAGTCAGCCTAGAGATTCTTGACCTCCGAGCGTGCCACAATTTGGAAGAGTTGCCTGAAAAAATAGCATCATTGAAGAAGCTCACGCACCTGGATGTATCGGAATGTTACCTTATAGAGCGCATGCCGAAAGAGACTGAGAAACTGTCCTCCCTCCAGGTCTTAAAAGGGTTTGTTATAGGGACTGCGAGGAATAATCCATGCAAGATCAGTGATTTGGGAAATTTGACTAAACTGAGACGGCTAAGTATATACATAGGCCGTGGAGCAGCCATAAATGATATGGATTTTGCATCGTTGAAGGATGTTGCATCTCTTTGCTCTCTAACCATCTCATGGGGAGTCACTTCTTCGGCACTGCACGCAAAGGGTGCTGTTGATTGGGATTTTCCACAACAACTGGAGAAACTAGAGCTCATAGGTATGCCAGAGAAGAGGATGCCAGACTTGAAGAATGTAAGGAAGCTGTACATCATTGGAGGGAAAGTTGCGAGCTTGGATCCCCTGCAACAGATTGAATCAGTTGAGATATTGCGGCTGAAGCACCTTAAGGAGTTGAGAATTGGAAACACGGAAGAGGTGCTGAAAAAGTTTCCCCGGTTATTTTACTATGAGAGCAGAAATTGTGCTGACGGCAATAAGTTGTGGTACAAGGGTAGGGAAATTAACAAAGGATCGTGAACCATTATTAAGAAGCCCATGAGAGAAAAACTAGAGCTTGTAGAGAAACTGTTCTCATTTGAGAAAGACTGATGTGACAGTCAGGCTCATGAGCTAAAACTGTAACTTGACAAATGCATTGTCCTTCGCTACTGAAGCTTTGTCTCATTTGTTGTCTTCTAATTTCTATTGTAATGATTTTCAATGGTCATTTGTATAACATCTTTAAATTAATTCActtgagatattatctatttcgGCCCATCCCATTCCGAACCTCTCAATTTTGTCCTTTGGCATACAGTCGGGTGTTAGGATTAGATGCACAAATACAATGGAATAAAGAGTAaaggcaagaaagaaaaattgagacaCAAGATTTATACTGGTTTACACTTAAACTAGGGCTACATCCAACAGAAGATCTCACTATAATTAATATCTTCCACCCCTCTATCACAACTCTCGGTTATAAGAGATTGCGATTATATATAAGTGGCACAAGGAAACCCTAGGGATCAAGAAAGCCCTATATCACTTGATCGGTATTCATGAACTCAAACTCAAACTACTAATAAAATATGAGTCTAAACTATAAAGCCACTAGGCAGTCTAAGATTGCTACCCTCTTCGACCCTCATCAAGGTGTCCTTGGACCTCTAACTGCTCACTTAGTAGCTATTCATGAGCGGGACTTCCTATTAATGGAGAATATGAACAACACCTGAATATGAGGCACTTCCTTAGAAGGTTACCCATCTTGGGAGTGCTCCCAAGCACGCTTAGCCCTGGAGTTCCAAAACGAAGCTTGCCCTTATGTCAAAATATGCCTctatgacttaattctaattttcacatatatatctaGGCATGGTTCCACCTGTTCATTGTGCAATTTGATTTAGTACTACCCCTTTGGCCAATCTAGAAGCCTATCAAAAGTCGCTTCTTTTCCAAACTCTCTAGCCTTGGCAATCACTTCCCACCTTTTGTCATACTGGGTCATTACAATTTATTTGCTCCGTTGAAAGTATGAGATTGTTACAATTTATTTGCTCTGCTAAAAGTATGGGACTTAAATTTGTTTGGGATATTTGGTCATTTGATAGTAAAAGTAGTCACCAATATCAGTggagcttttttttcttttaattgctgAATTGTTTATGTCAGCAAAGTTATAACTGAGTAGAATGAGCAGGCAAGAATtgtttacactttatttttgttaattaaataaataaatacggCAAAAAGTATACATAgccaaaacataaaaataagtGAGCATGAATAAAAGGGGCCATATAAAGAAAggaatttacaaaaaaataaaaataaaaatgaaagtaaattttTTACAACTGGCCTGCTTGGGACAGGTTCAATCTGGCCCGCTTGAGCCTAACGCGCACATTGGCTCAATCCTTATCACGTTTGCCAATTTTCTCCGGCCCAGCCCTTTCCttgttttctttcctccttaatttttatttttttcaatttacacACAcatttatgtgttttttttatcCCGGAATCGCTTTCGATTTGAAGTATATGTTTTCAGCGATGTTAACATTGTCGGTGAGGTTTGATGATGGCCCAAGAAATAACTAGTGATGATGTCCTAGTGATGGTCAGTGAGGTTGGTTATCAACGTGGGATTGGTTGAGATTTTAGCATGAGTTCGTATAATGAAATTTAGTGTTGAGTTCGTTGATGGAGAAGCTTCAGTGATGTAGATGTCTTGGTGAAGAAGACAGACTCGGGcagaagatgaacaagaagggaaacaaaaaagtaaaataaaaagtgaaaaaaaaatcaaatataataaaGATCGGGTCAGATCCGGTTATTTGAGCCGGATCGGGTTGTGGTCTGGGTCGGATTGGAAGTTGTGCTGAGAAGTCAATCTGGGCAAAGATATGGATAGATGAGTCGGGCCAAGTGTTCTGATTGAGAATGCCTGGCTAAAGAGTCGGGCTGAAAGCCGAGCCAGGAAAATGGGCTGAATATTGGTGGGGCTGAGTTTTGAATATAGACTTAAATGGACTAAAGAccaaaaagttggaaatttggGTTTGAGCCATTGGATTTTGCTCGAGCCCATCAAATCATGACCCTATTCGGACTGGGTCTTAGAGGCTGGTCCGAATCCAACCGGGTACCCCAACCCAATCCGAGTccctttttccaaaatttaaaataaataaaatatcagaagaaaaattcaaaaattagaaaatttttagaaattagttGTTGGCtagtttcatttgatttttttttttatgcgtCAATTTTAGTTTAGAGTTAGTTTAGCATAAAAGaatgtgaaaatcttttgataaaaCATGAACACAATCATTAAATTCTAGGATGCTGTTTAGACactttcatttctattttacTTGATTGCACTCTTTcaaaacattaattttttttccttttcttaaaatgGGTAGGATGAATTTTAGGATCTTTGATTAGTAAAAGGTTGCTCTAATACCCTAGTTAGCAAATAGTCATACTTTGGTACCGAAGGGCACTAGTTAGAGggactagtgtaatcaagtcttcaaTACCTACATTTCTAGTTACCTAGACAGTGAGGTATTATCACTTACCTCATTAGACTAATGGCGACTCCTTACATAGAATTTTTAGGATCAATTCCAATTTAAATTACAAATCCCATGTCACATGAGGAATGATATTGAGAGAGACCTTGTTTATGATTGAGGGTTCGTTTGCAGTGTTATTGAGTAATGATCCATTCGAGATCTAAGCCTATATGTACCATTTGAGCCGTCTCATCAACACCTCAAGGataggtcgcgacaacttggCGACTTAAGAACTTAAACCTAGTATAACTTGGTTGTTTAGTAAAAATGGTTTCATGGCAGCGCATGCCGTGAAGGATGAGGTAAGATTGCTAATGTTGTATTAAATGTTGATATAGGTTGGGAGTCATTAGGGGCGAAATGATTGTTGACCTATTTGTTTTGCATATGAGTGTTATGTTTTTGTGGAGGAAATTAAAGCGGTATTTTGATATTAAGTACTGTGCATATGCTTACACACTTTAGCACTATACCTTTTGCACACACGGCTTGCAATTAAACCTCGGCCGCACCATCAAGCATCACTTAGGAGGTGTCCAGAATCAATTAGACCATCCGTAGTTAACGATTGTGGGAAAATCATTCTCAATCTCGCTCATTTCCTCGAAAGAAATAAGTCTAATCCAACCACAATTTGCAATATTAGGAAAAGGCTTACTATTTCGTTGAGATGAGAGCCTTGAGCCTATAGTATACCTTACCCTTATATGTCAAAACCAATGAATTGATCTCATTTTTAAGAATAGAAACAACCCTTTGGAAAGGGTTGCAAAGTGAacagattattatttttttaatagaattccagattttataatttctataaaataaTGATTGAACAAATATAACCTTTCAAAGGCTAAGAAATTATGTCTAAACATGTTGCAACCTAACCTCGGGTGGAACCACTTAGAGGTTCGACTAATGAATTACTAAGACTAAACTTAACTTAGGCttttccaagcccataccaattcgtgaagTTTTTAGTGTGATAATGATTTTTATCTAGGAGTCATCACCAACCGGTTTATGGTGAATCGATTAGACATCGAGTTAAAATATTGAGAGAAATAtcttacttctacgaaccaaaTATCAAATAAGTTTGGGAACTTAAATTACTTGAAAAGCTCGAACAACCTTCAACAAAAGAGTACCTATACCCGAAATTGACAAGGGTGGATAGGTAGAGAATATCTAGGGGTGTGAGACAACTCTCTTTAAGGAACTCGACAAAATAGCCCCGTAATGTCGGGAGAAGGGTTGCCTCCTCACAAAGGGGGTCGCAGTGACCAGGCCCGAGTGACTGTTTACCAAAACACAGGTCTTCGccattctcttttattttcaacaaatattttgcatgtaacttgaattgattttaggcTATCTCTGACATATAAGGAGGTCATGCGGGTGTATAACCATTATTGAACACTAACAAAAAAACAGGGCAACAAATAAATTGCAATAATATGGAGCAAATACTTACCTTGATGCAATGTAAGCATCTGTGACAATTATTAATTAGAAACACATATTCGACCTATgtgtaatttctaattatgacACAATTCCACTCAAATCTCTTCTTACCTTGATGCAATGCAAGCATCTACAACAATTATTAATTACAAACACATATTCGACCTATATATTATTTCTAATTATGACACGAttccactcaattttttttttttttgaattttctcttatttaaatgaaatttaaactATATGTCACACAATTTAACTAAATGGCCAGATTATGATGACAAACAATAGTTTAAATGCGACTACCCTACATGACATGCG of the Eucalyptus grandis isolate ANBG69807.140 chromosome 10, ASM1654582v1, whole genome shotgun sequence genome contains:
- the LOC104423569 gene encoding disease resistance RPP13-like protein 4, producing MQMSVDKDVSGYMKDLISKVQSWEKDMSAIFTDVETNVNIAEKKLGDLEQLVQEYGKKIKKAKSSRHRQQPPDISEDSKESTCDSHLVKNLQLIYHNMSPQLKLCLLSFAIFPKDSIIKKRSLIYWWIGESLVSERQDKTAEQVGEEVYEKLIKQGLIEPDDNNPSPLMNRCKIHRCTHYMLTCLAREAGFFYFNSKDETSPEVLLKCPCSSSRLLLLDGANSPPGGEPAEVEDRSTVFNVNQIILNLPPQWLLKMKKLTVLQLGRWMYSPNHHIEVDDQRFLNDIGVHHRHLKFLSLRGISRITSLPDSIVQLVSLEILDLRACHNLEELPEKIASLKKLTHLDVSECYLIERMPKETEKLSSLQVLKGFVIGTARNNPCKISDLGNLTKLRRLSIYIGRGAAINDMDFASLKDVASLCSLTISWGVTSSALHAKGAVDWDFPQQLEKLELIGMPEKRMPDLKNVRKLYIIGGKVASLDPLQQIESVEILRLKHLKELRIGNTEEVLKKFPRLFYYESRNCADGNKLWYKGREINKGS